A stretch of the Clostridium fungisolvens genome encodes the following:
- the thpR gene encoding RNA 2',3'-cyclic phosphodiesterase — MRVYIAIDFEDNIKNYFGKMTSYIKNHCSEGSFTEKNNFHMTIRFIGEADDLQISKIKEVMDIAVLKISSFELLLNNLGIFKRKKTNILWAGVEESPVLTELHKELSTLLKEYRLPFYDKLFMPHITLGRRIELKEESTALDSLIQFERITIPVKAISLMASKEIDGKLNGVPLYKVNLE; from the coding sequence TTGAGAGTCTACATTGCCATAGATTTTGAGGATAACATTAAAAATTATTTTGGTAAAATGACATCATATATAAAGAATCACTGTAGTGAAGGCAGTTTTACAGAAAAGAACAACTTTCATATGACAATTCGATTCATAGGAGAAGCTGATGATCTTCAGATTTCTAAAATAAAAGAAGTTATGGATATAGCAGTTTTAAAGATAAGTTCTTTTGAGTTATTATTAAATAACTTAGGTATTTTTAAAAGAAAAAAGACAAACATTCTGTGGGCTGGAGTAGAAGAAAGTCCTGTTCTTACAGAACTTCATAAAGAACTTTCTACCCTGTTAAAAGAATATAGGCTACCATTTTATGATAAGCTTTTTATGCCCCATATAACCTTAGGGCGAAGAATTGAACTTAAGGAAGAATCTACTGCCTTGGATAGCTTAATTCAATTTGAAAGAATAACTATCCCAGTAAAAGCAATAAGTTTAATGGCAAGTAAAGAAATAGACGGAAAGTTAAATGGTGTGCCACTTTATAAAGTTAACTTAGAATAA
- a CDS encoding DUF2268 domain-containing putative Zn-dependent protease (predicted Zn-dependent protease with a strongly conserved HExxH motif), which produces MNLEIIAVYENLDGYLLEMEKDNADYKELWDEYAIKPYWEKLSQWAPFDMSDRKPKPIKDVSKLKQQIKLLKEMNLDVIRNEFLRAVEALPNYDDDTIVIAIYPLDDNETNIKEQQNGVQGVSIFGNMLIQVNPFAEDYFKWIPYVFAHEYHHSVWGNYWYVVHGGSTGSLIEALLIDGQADSFAKSLNPTLNPKWISQISKEQEKELWDKHYSKLLDETNFDYGTYMFGNEKLSIPWCAGYFFGYRIIDSFRKLYPDITTKALIEINSEEILSKSNYNL; this is translated from the coding sequence ATGAATTTAGAAATAATTGCGGTTTATGAGAATTTGGATGGTTATCTTTTGGAGATGGAAAAAGACAATGCAGATTATAAGGAATTATGGGATGAATATGCTATAAAGCCTTACTGGGAAAAGCTTAGTCAATGGGCACCTTTTGACATGTCTGACAGAAAGCCAAAGCCAATAAAAGATGTAAGTAAATTGAAACAGCAGATAAAACTATTGAAAGAAATGAATCTTGATGTGATTAGGAATGAGTTTTTACGTGCAGTAGAAGCGCTACCTAATTATGATGATGATACAATAGTAATTGCAATTTACCCGCTTGATGATAATGAAACTAATATTAAGGAACAACAGAATGGGGTTCAAGGGGTTAGTATATTCGGAAATATGTTAATACAGGTTAATCCATTTGCTGAAGATTATTTTAAGTGGATCCCATATGTATTTGCTCATGAATATCACCATTCAGTATGGGGAAATTATTGGTATGTAGTTCATGGAGGAAGTACAGGAAGTCTTATTGAAGCTCTACTGATAGATGGACAAGCGGATTCCTTCGCAAAAAGCTTAAATCCAACATTGAATCCAAAGTGGATTTCTCAAATCTCTAAGGAGCAAGAAAAAGAGTTGTGGGATAAGCATTATTCAAAATTGTTAGACGAGACTAATTTTGATTACGGAACTTATATGTTTGGTAATGAAAAACTAAGTATACCTTGGTGCGCAGGTTATTTCTTTGGATATAGAATTATTGATAGTTTTAGAAAACTCTATCCTGATATTACTACAAAGGCATTGATAGAAATAAATTCTGAGGAAATCCTATCAAAGAGTAATTATAATTTATAG
- a CDS encoding DUF2200 domain-containing protein: MTKHNIYKMSVASVYPLYIAKAERKGRTKAEVDEIIRWLTGYSREELEVEMEKQTDFETFFAEAPQLNPLRTLIKGVVCGVRVEDIEEPIMKEIRYLDKLIDELAKGKAMDKILRK; encoded by the coding sequence ATGACAAAACATAATATATATAAAATGAGTGTAGCAAGTGTCTATCCTCTTTACATTGCTAAGGCAGAGAGAAAAGGACGTACGAAAGCAGAAGTAGATGAAATCATCCGTTGGCTGACTGGATATAGTCGGGAAGAGTTAGAAGTAGAAATGGAAAAGCAGACAGACTTTGAGACCTTCTTTGCAGAAGCTCCTCAATTAAATCCGTTAAGGACTTTGATTAAAGGTGTGGTCTGCGGTGTTCGAGTGGAAGACATCGAAGAGCCAATCATGAAGGAAATTCGCTATTTGGATAAGCTGATCGACGAGTTAGCAAAAGGAAAAGCAATGGATAAAATCTTAAGGAAATAA
- a CDS encoding HAD domain-containing protein: MKILFLDIDGVLNSRFWSDANEREISEGKFIDSEKVMLLSRIIDETDAKIVLHSGWRFWFDDNLNPLRDEAVYFAEILKGHNLFIYDKTPDLTTEEIRKSKKFSLVKAREILLWLNKYDSIEEYLVLDDLYLNNQEIEAHQIKTDADIGLTEEIVIEAIMLLNARTH, encoded by the coding sequence ATGAAAATATTATTTTTAGATATCGATGGCGTCTTAAATTCAAGATTTTGGAGTGATGCTAATGAAAGAGAAATTAGTGAAGGTAAGTTTATTGATAGTGAAAAAGTTATGCTATTATCTAGAATTATAGATGAAACAGATGCTAAAATTGTTTTACACTCTGGATGGAGATTTTGGTTTGACGATAATCTGAATCCTCTAAGAGACGAGGCTGTATATTTTGCTGAAATATTGAAGGGTCATAACTTATTCATATATGATAAAACACCTGATCTTACAACTGAAGAAATTAGAAAATCTAAAAAATTCAGTTTGGTAAAAGCAAGAGAAATTTTATTGTGGTTAAATAAATATGATAGTATTGAAGAATATTTAGTTCTTGATGATTTATATTTGAATAATCAAGAAATCGAAGCACATCAAATAAAGACTGATGCAGATATAGGATTGACAGAGGAAATTGTAATTGAGGCAATCATGCTACTTAATGCAAGAACACACTGA
- a CDS encoding DeoR/GlpR family DNA-binding transcription regulator: MFIEERHKQILDLLENEGKVLVKDLSVQFGVSESMIRKDLQVLEKNNLLQRTYGGAINIKRTIVNGESFSKRVETDTTLKEVIAEKAYDLIQDGDTIFLDASSISYLLARLITENNRNITLITNMVEISSMIRTDSKVHTIFIGGDYNPVIGGNVGSHSNEQIKLYRCNKAFIGCGGIDLGDGSVSSCESEDAGTKKAIMEISKKLFLLAPNERFNLDGIYNFANISDFHGIITEAEPSDAILNLLHQYDINLI, translated from the coding sequence ATGTTTATCGAAGAAAGGCATAAACAAATCTTAGATCTATTAGAAAACGAAGGAAAAGTGTTAGTAAAAGATTTAAGTGTGCAGTTTGGAGTAAGTGAAAGCATGATTCGAAAGGATCTTCAGGTTCTAGAAAAAAACAACCTGCTGCAGCGTACCTATGGTGGTGCTATTAATATAAAGAGGACAATTGTTAACGGTGAAAGTTTCTCTAAGCGAGTTGAAACGGATACAACGTTAAAAGAAGTTATTGCAGAGAAAGCTTATGACCTAATACAGGATGGTGATACCATCTTTTTAGATGCCTCAAGCATATCCTATCTACTTGCTAGGCTAATCACAGAAAATAATAGAAATATTACTTTAATCACAAATATGGTTGAAATCTCATCAATGATTAGAACGGATTCTAAGGTTCATACCATCTTTATAGGAGGAGACTATAATCCTGTGATTGGTGGAAATGTAGGTTCTCACTCAAATGAGCAAATTAAACTCTATCGTTGTAATAAAGCCTTTATTGGCTGTGGAGGAATCGACCTTGGCGACGGAAGTGTAAGTTCTTGTGAATCAGAGGATGCTGGTACCAAAAAAGCGATTATGGAGATATCAAAAAAATTATTTTTACTTGCTCCCAATGAGCGCTTTAACCTAGATGGGATTTATAACTTTGCAAACATATCAGATTTTCATGGAATTATTACTGAAGCAGAACCAAGTGATGCTATTCTGAATTTGCTTCATCAATATGATATTAATTTAATATAG
- a CDS encoding HAD family hydrolase, producing the protein MKKAIFFDIDGTLIDCLNGLTDITPRVKKAIRELQAKGNYVFIATGRPYAFLNEALLNFGFDGFIFTNGSYVKVGDKCIHKEAIEKEVIKELVDKFEELNVEYILQGEEYSYIKDEHKNLHSYYDTYNISKKYLKGKFELEEVEAYKLEMLCKDQKGMDFCESLGKDRFSNINNPDGSFELYSKTNSKASGIIKVLEFLDIPIENSYAFGDGLNDIEMLSTVGCGIAMGNANDVVKSYAKKVTDTVQNDGVALEIERFILGN; encoded by the coding sequence ATGAAGAAGGCAATATTTTTTGATATTGATGGCACCTTAATTGATTGTTTAAATGGATTAACAGATATTACTCCTAGAGTTAAAAAAGCAATACGTGAATTGCAGGCAAAAGGAAATTATGTTTTTATCGCAACAGGAAGACCTTATGCTTTCTTAAATGAAGCATTACTCAATTTTGGATTTGATGGTTTCATATTTACCAATGGCTCATATGTAAAGGTTGGAGATAAGTGTATTCATAAGGAAGCTATTGAAAAAGAAGTTATTAAAGAATTAGTTGATAAGTTTGAAGAACTTAATGTTGAATATATATTGCAAGGGGAAGAATACTCCTACATTAAGGATGAACATAAAAATCTCCATTCATATTATGATACCTATAATATATCTAAAAAGTATCTGAAAGGTAAATTTGAGCTTGAAGAGGTGGAAGCTTATAAGCTTGAAATGTTGTGTAAGGACCAAAAAGGAATGGACTTTTGTGAATCCTTAGGAAAGGATAGGTTTTCAAATATTAACAATCCAGATGGTTCTTTCGAATTATATTCTAAAACAAATTCCAAAGCTTCAGGAATTATAAAGGTGTTGGAGTTTTTAGATATACCTATAGAAAATAGTTATGCCTTTGGTGATGGGCTAAATGATATAGAAATGCTGTCTACAGTAGGCTGCGGAATAGCTATGGGAAATGCTAATGACGTGGTTAAGAGTTATGCTAAAAAAGTTACGGATACTGTGCAAAATGACGGAGTAGCTTTGGAAATTGAAAGATTTATACTGGGCAATTAA
- a CDS encoding leucine-rich repeat protein — MKKRKKRGISFILVLISLFVSFSATPVFAATTGTDANGFTWQSDDGVTYSITGYNGSDKNIVIPSSIDGHTVTSIGSNAFREKPLTSVVIPDTVTSIGGFAFYYCSSLTSITIPNSVTSIGDSAFAYCISLTNISLPASLNKIGNSTFQDCKALKEITIPSSVTSIGTYAFLECFSLTNIIIPSSVTYIGEGAFKDCKILKSVVMPDSVTNVGNYLFYNCQALSSVRLSNNLTSTGDFMFYHCFSLTGVTLPSNLKVIGNSAFEDCTALTNITIPNGVIKIGYRAFIMCNVLQNITIPNTVKIIDFNAFAHCYAFTSIVIPDSVTSIGDYAFYYCKSLTEITIPKSVTDIGFLTFNSCNSDFKIKGVGGSYAQIYASNNSLAFQELPRTYYTIAFDSEGGSTIGNVQADSNTLITAPIEPTRAGYTFGGWYKELTCITPWDFATDKVINDTTLYAKWFKNPDIPLNIKSIITGYNSVLSSWGAVTGAAGYELYRSTSSTGTYSLVTTTTATSYNNTGLATGTTYYYKARAYCLVGSAKVYSDFTSIVNAKPILAMPSSFKSAPISYNSVLSSWGAVTGAAGYELYRSASSTGTYSLVTTTTATSYNNTGLATGTTYYYKVRAYCLVESAKVYSDFTSVVNAKPILAMPSSFKSAPISFNSVLSSWGAVTGAAGYELYRSTSSTGTYSLVTTTAATSYNNTGLATGTTYYYKVRAYCLVGGAKVYGDFTSVLSAKPVLSVAGNFAAIRVNSKSIKLSWNDVAGASGYEVYSSTSSTGAYTLVKSTPSLNFTNTGLKTGYTYYYKMRAYRIVGTAKIYSDWTVIRYSRP; from the coding sequence ATGAAAAAAAGAAAAAAGAGGGGGATTTCTTTTATACTTGTTTTGATAAGCTTATTTGTAAGCTTTAGCGCTACGCCAGTTTTTGCTGCTACAACAGGTACCGATGCAAATGGTTTTACTTGGCAGTCTGATGATGGAGTAACATATTCGATAACAGGATATAATGGTAGTGATAAAAACATCGTAATACCAAGCTCCATAGATGGACATACTGTTACCAGTATAGGAAGTAATGCTTTTAGAGAAAAACCATTAACTAGTGTGGTAATTCCAGATACTGTTACTAGTATAGGTGGTTTTGCATTCTATTACTGCTCGTCACTTACAAGCATTACAATACCAAATAGCGTAACGAGCATTGGAGATAGCGCATTTGCATATTGTATATCGCTTACCAATATAAGTCTTCCAGCTAGTCTTAATAAAATAGGAAATTCTACCTTTCAAGACTGCAAAGCTCTTAAAGAAATAACAATTCCTAGTAGTGTTACGAGTATTGGAACTTATGCGTTTTTGGAATGTTTTTCTCTTACCAATATTATAATTCCTAGTAGTGTCACATATATTGGTGAAGGTGCATTTAAAGACTGTAAGATTCTAAAATCTGTGGTAATGCCTGATAGCGTAACAAATGTGGGAAATTATTTGTTTTATAACTGTCAAGCTTTATCAAGTGTAAGATTGTCAAATAATCTTACTAGTACTGGAGATTTTATGTTTTATCATTGTTTCTCTCTTACTGGGGTTACACTTCCAAGTAATCTTAAGGTTATTGGAAATAGTGCATTTGAGGATTGTACAGCTCTTACCAATATAACAATACCAAATGGCGTGATAAAAATAGGGTATCGTGCTTTCATTATGTGTAATGTTCTTCAAAACATTACAATCCCTAACACTGTTAAAATTATTGATTTTAATGCATTTGCCCATTGCTATGCGTTTACGAGTATTGTAATTCCAGACAGTGTTACAAGTATCGGAGATTATGCATTTTATTATTGCAAATCTTTAACAGAGATAACAATTCCAAAAAGTGTTACTGATATTGGTTTTTTAACCTTTAATAGTTGTAATTCAGATTTCAAAATTAAAGGTGTTGGGGGGTCTTACGCACAGATTTATGCAAGTAATAATTCTTTAGCCTTCCAGGAACTGCCTAGAACATACTATACTATAGCCTTTGATAGTGAAGGTGGCAGTACTATTGGAAATGTGCAAGCAGATAGTAATACTTTAATAACAGCACCAATAGAACCTACAAGGGCAGGTTATACTTTTGGAGGATGGTATAAGGAATTAACATGTATAACACCATGGGATTTTGCCACTGATAAAGTTATAAATGATACAACCTTATATGCAAAATGGTTTAAGAATCCAGATATACCTCTAAATATAAAATCAATAATAACAGGATATAATAGTGTACTATCAAGTTGGGGAGCAGTAACTGGAGCAGCTGGATATGAACTTTACAGATCCACATCAAGTACAGGAACATATAGTTTAGTGACTACAACAACAGCAACCTCATATAACAATACAGGACTTGCAACAGGAACTACCTACTACTATAAAGCAAGAGCATATTGTCTAGTTGGGTCAGCAAAAGTGTATAGTGATTTTACTTCAATAGTAAATGCAAAGCCAATTCTAGCAATGCCAAGTTCCTTCAAATCAGCTCCTATAAGTTATAATAGTGTTTTATCAAGCTGGGGAGCAGTAACTGGAGCAGCTGGATATGAACTTTACAGATCCGCATCAAGTACAGGAACATATAGTTTAGTGACTACAACAACAGCAACCTCATATAACAATACAGGACTTGCAACAGGAACTACCTACTACTATAAAGTAAGAGCATATTGTCTAGTTGAGTCAGCAAAAGTATATAGTGATTTTACTTCAGTAGTAAATGCAAAGCCAATTCTAGCAATGCCAAGTTCCTTCAAATCAGCTCCTATAAGTTTTAATAGTGTTTTATCAAGCTGGGGAGCAGTAACTGGAGCAGCTGGATATGAACTTTACAGATCCACATCAAGTACAGGAACCTATAGTTTAGTGACTACAACCGCAGCAACCTCATATAACAATACAGGGCTTGCAACAGGAACTACCTACTACTATAAAGTAAGGGCATATTGTTTAGTTGGAGGAGCAAAAGTTTATGGTGATTTTACTTCAGTATTAAGTGCAAAACCAGTTCTAAGCGTTGCTGGAAATTTTGCAGCAATAAGAGTGAATTCAAAAAGCATAAAGCTTTCTTGGAACGATGTAGCAGGAGCTTCAGGATATGAAGTTTATAGTTCCACATCAAGTACAGGAGCATACACTTTAGTAAAATCAACACCTTCGTTAAATTTTACTAATACTGGCTTAAAAACTGGTTATACATACTACTATAAGATGAGAGCTTATAGAATAGTGGGAACAGCCAAGATTTATAGTGACTGGACGGTAATCAGATACTCAAGACCATAA
- a CDS encoding LysR family transcriptional regulator, whose amino-acid sequence MESNELRIFRAVAQTGSITKAAHALGYVQSNVSARIQQLEYDLKTQLFYRQRGMILTPAGEKLLSYAEKIIYLLDEADKALNDSCDPSGSLSIGAVHTVSAMRLPEILSQYHKAYPKVDLSLITSQSDELIYKVKHFQLDGAFIKAPSLTDDNIVSELAFEENLVLISNSKYTKVEDLYRKSFLMSSTGCPNRTQLENWLKSKEVYNIRYMEFNNLNSIIEGVIADLGASFVPKSTIKEYEEKGLLKSFSVPEQYNTTRTFFVRRKDSLMTTSLSKFIEMIEKNTAYKRI is encoded by the coding sequence ATGGAAAGTAACGAATTAAGAATTTTTAGAGCTGTAGCACAAACTGGCAGTATAACAAAGGCTGCCCATGCCTTAGGCTATGTTCAATCCAATGTGTCCGCTAGAATTCAACAATTGGAATATGACTTAAAAACACAATTATTTTATAGGCAGCGCGGTATGATTTTGACCCCTGCTGGTGAAAAATTATTATCATATGCTGAGAAAATCATTTATTTACTAGATGAGGCTGATAAAGCATTAAATGATTCTTGTGATCCTTCTGGTAGCTTGTCAATTGGCGCAGTTCATACAGTATCAGCTATGCGACTACCTGAAATCTTGTCCCAATACCATAAAGCTTATCCTAAAGTTGATTTATCTCTTATTACGAGTCAATCTGACGAACTTATATATAAAGTAAAACACTTTCAATTAGATGGCGCTTTTATTAAAGCTCCTTCTCTTACTGATGACAATATCGTTAGTGAACTTGCATTCGAAGAAAATTTAGTACTTATCTCTAATTCTAAATATACTAAAGTGGAGGATTTATATAGAAAGTCCTTCTTAATGAGTTCAACAGGTTGTCCTAACAGAACACAACTTGAAAACTGGCTTAAATCAAAGGAAGTTTATAATATACGGTATATGGAATTTAATAATTTGAATTCAATTATAGAAGGTGTGATTGCTGATCTAGGTGCATCTTTTGTGCCTAAATCTACTATTAAGGAATATGAAGAAAAAGGTCTTCTAAAATCCTTCTCTGTACCTGAACAATATAACACTACGAGAACTTTTTTTGTAAGAAGAAAGGATTCCTTAATGACCACATCCCTTTCTAAATTTATAGAAATGATCGAAAAAAATACAGCATATAAAAGAATTTAG
- a CDS encoding DHA2 family efflux MFS transporter permease subunit: protein MKNFKTHKWSILLVVTLVSFITNLDSTIVIIGLPKMMKGLNISVTAGLWIITGYIIASTVLILPAGKWADIVGAKRIFMIGLIIFAIGTILCGIAGSGLTLNIYRLVQGAGAALAMATATPTIVKTFPSSQLGLALSINATSWVIGAIVGPVVGGALITHYGWRSIFFITVPFVLICIIGAALVLEDVKPNIKLKNDWIGILTFSIGLILTMIVLSDGQSFGWLSYKTIGLSITSILLWGIFIITELRVENPLFNFSLLSYREYSIGLVITFCYCIAYFSLPLLLSIYLQSALHLDPTLAGLLMVSLSVPQLILGPFAGRFVDHIGALKTLTFGIIFLIIGIFMLGKLGAELSISSVVFPLILLSIANSLAWPSLAKTVLSAVPNEDTGAASGIYYTILNIGKALSQTLVILIIEVVIPADVVSKAIVGIGSLSSINMNGNLVNSIDSSFRFFAVFFVIALILSFTLLYSKKREDAKEQAEVV, encoded by the coding sequence ATGAAGAATTTTAAAACACACAAATGGAGTATTCTACTTGTTGTTACCTTAGTATCATTTATTACAAATTTGGATTCAACTATTGTGATAATAGGACTTCCAAAGATGATGAAAGGACTAAATATTTCGGTAACAGCAGGTTTATGGATAATTACAGGCTACATTATTGCGAGTACAGTGCTAATATTACCTGCTGGAAAGTGGGCTGATATAGTAGGAGCAAAAAGAATTTTCATGATTGGACTTATAATTTTTGCTATTGGTACAATACTCTGTGGAATTGCAGGTTCAGGATTAACCTTGAATATATATAGATTAGTTCAAGGAGCAGGAGCTGCTTTGGCAATGGCAACTGCCACTCCAACCATAGTAAAGACTTTTCCTAGTAGTCAACTTGGGTTAGCCTTAAGTATTAATGCTACTTCTTGGGTAATTGGAGCGATAGTTGGGCCAGTAGTTGGCGGAGCTTTAATTACTCACTATGGATGGCGTTCAATTTTTTTTATTACAGTACCTTTTGTACTGATTTGCATAATAGGGGCCGCTTTAGTGCTTGAGGATGTTAAGCCTAATATTAAACTAAAAAATGACTGGATTGGTATATTAACCTTTAGCATAGGTTTAATATTAACAATGATAGTACTTTCTGATGGACAGTCCTTTGGATGGTTGTCATATAAAACCATAGGGTTAAGTATAACGTCAATTTTATTATGGGGTATATTTATAATTACGGAATTACGTGTTGAAAATCCATTATTTAATTTTAGTTTACTTTCATACAGAGAGTATTCAATTGGACTTGTAATTACATTTTGTTACTGCATTGCTTATTTTTCATTACCTTTGCTATTAAGTATATATTTGCAAAGTGCGCTTCATCTAGATCCAACTTTAGCAGGACTACTAATGGTTTCGCTATCTGTTCCACAACTTATACTTGGGCCTTTTGCAGGAAGGTTTGTAGATCATATTGGAGCTTTAAAGACCCTTACCTTTGGAATTATATTTCTTATTATAGGAATATTCATGCTGGGAAAGCTTGGAGCGGAATTATCTATTTCATCTGTGGTATTTCCTCTAATACTATTATCAATAGCAAATAGCTTAGCCTGGCCATCATTAGCGAAGACTGTATTGTCAGCAGTACCTAATGAGGATACCGGAGCAGCTTCAGGAATATATTATACAATTCTTAATATAGGTAAGGCTTTAAGCCAAACTTTAGTCATATTAATCATTGAAGTAGTTATACCTGCAGATGTTGTTTCTAAAGCGATAGTAGGAATAGGGAGTTTAAGTAGTATAAATATGAATGGCAATTTAGTTAATTCAATAGATTCTAGCTTCAGATTTTTCGCCGTTTTCTTTGTAATTGCACTAATTTTAAGCTTCACTCTTTTATATTCAAAAAAGAGAGAGGATGCAAAGGAACAAGCAGAGGTGGTTTAA
- a CDS encoding serine hydrolase domain-containing protein, with the protein MREFIEEICNHYATERNFSGVCMLKIKGETVFEKAYGYANRAFKIKNEIDTSFDTASVTKVFTAVAILQLVEQGQLRLDDKIVNIIDLKGTKIPEDVTIEQLLNHTSGIADDADEEAGEDYAALFIHSPNYVIRECKDFLKNFAYKEPNFKAGSNVRYCNCSFILLGLAIEKMTGMKYQDYIDKSIFEKASMTGTGFFSMDEVNENTAEGYINITGKDGNLIGYKKNIYSYPPIGTADGGAYTTAEDLNKFLVAIQDGTLLNKEYSDILMHPCCNFYEAKEGYEIPGLYKKNGYAFEFFKINDEREPFCIYKDGCNYGVSAMFSYYPENEISLVLLSNQECNVWAMRKEIQLEIYKKYYNQ; encoded by the coding sequence ATGAGAGAATTTATAGAAGAAATATGTAATCACTATGCCACAGAACGAAATTTTAGTGGAGTATGTATGCTTAAAATTAAGGGAGAAACAGTGTTTGAGAAGGCATATGGTTATGCAAACAGAGCATTTAAAATAAAGAATGAAATTGATACAAGCTTTGATACAGCATCAGTGACGAAAGTTTTTACCGCAGTAGCTATCTTGCAACTTGTTGAACAAGGACAATTAAGATTAGATGATAAAATCGTAAATATAATTGATTTGAAGGGAACAAAGATTCCTGAGGATGTTACAATTGAACAATTATTAAATCATACATCAGGTATTGCAGATGATGCAGATGAGGAAGCTGGAGAAGACTATGCTGCATTATTTATCCATAGTCCTAATTACGTAATACGTGAATGCAAAGATTTCTTAAAAAACTTCGCTTATAAGGAGCCAAATTTTAAAGCAGGAAGTAATGTTAGATATTGCAATTGCTCTTTTATACTCCTTGGTCTTGCAATTGAAAAAATGACAGGAATGAAATACCAAGATTATATTGATAAAAGTATATTTGAAAAGGCAAGTATGACTGGAACAGGGTTTTTCTCTATGGATGAGGTTAATGAGAATACAGCGGAAGGATATATAAATATTACAGGAAAAGATGGTAACCTCATTGGCTATAAAAAGAATATTTACTCATATCCTCCAATAGGAACAGCTGACGGTGGTGCATACACTACTGCAGAAGATTTAAATAAATTTTTAGTTGCAATTCAGGATGGTACACTTCTTAACAAAGAATACTCAGATATACTAATGCACCCATGCTGCAATTTTTACGAAGCAAAGGAAGGCTATGAAATACCAGGACTATATAAAAAAAATGGATATGCATTTGAATTTTTTAAGATAAATGATGAAAGAGAACCATTTTGCATATATAAAGATGGTTGCAATTATGGTGTATCAGCTATGTTTTCTTACTATCCAGAAAATGAAATAAGTCTTGTGCTTTTATCTAATCAAGAATGCAATGTTTGGGCTATGAGAAAAGAGATTCAACTAGAAATATATAAAAAATACTATAATCAATAA
- a CDS encoding CPBP family intramembrane glutamic endopeptidase, with product MKKLYERKAVLHSLVWLAIYLVLNTITDNIAGALNIDFNVVTAIPNLVLATICFYYLKSTGIAKDIGLLTKPTEKNSVMLYYIPLLLLPFLSLIYGVNTSLSAINIVLMLAMYISVGFMEEIIFRGLMFKALVKKWNRYVVVAFISCTFAIGHIVSMVAISQSTTDTILQIINAFVVGFMFMVVILASGNLTICIITHILYNFIANISMVNSTHVEIIVVTTVITILYFVYLLLCGKNSKAYFRNNTSMKNF from the coding sequence TTGAAAAAACTGTATGAAAGAAAAGCTGTTTTACATTCACTTGTCTGGTTGGCAATATATCTTGTACTTAATACCATTACAGACAATATCGCCGGGGCCTTAAACATTGACTTTAATGTAGTAACTGCTATTCCTAATTTGGTGCTGGCAACAATCTGTTTTTATTATTTAAAATCCACTGGAATAGCTAAAGACATCGGACTCTTGACAAAACCTACAGAAAAAAATTCCGTAATGTTATATTATATCCCTTTACTCTTACTTCCATTCTTAAGTTTAATTTACGGTGTCAACACATCCTTATCTGCTATAAATATTGTCTTAATGCTAGCTATGTATATCAGCGTAGGATTCATGGAGGAAATTATTTTTCGTGGCCTTATGTTCAAAGCATTAGTCAAAAAGTGGAATCGTTATGTAGTTGTAGCTTTTATAAGTTGCACCTTCGCGATTGGACATATTGTTAGCATGGTAGCTATCTCACAATCCACCACTGATACAATACTTCAAATAATTAATGCTTTTGTAGTAGGTTTTATGTTTATGGTAGTCATTCTGGCTAGTGGAAATCTAACTATCTGCATCATTACCCATATTCTATATAACTTTATCGCAAACATCTCTATGGTTAATAGTACCCATGTAGAAATAATTGTGGTTACTACCGTAATTACTATCCTTTATTTTGTGTATCTGCTCTTATGCGGAAAAAATTCGAAAGCCTATTTTAGAAACAACACTTCTATGAAAAACTTTTAA